A single Streptomyces mirabilis DNA region contains:
- a CDS encoding YoaK family protein, translating into MTINHPPAQRAPGDREPLLPALMTATAVSGLIDAISYLGLGHVFTANMTGNVVIIGFAAAGVPGFSVLGSLVSLAAFLVGAVAAGRLETVMRHRTSSRWLRLTLVLEMVLLATATAVAFAASHAVYALIALTALAMGLRNGTVRKLAVPDVTTTVLTLTLTGLASDSTLAGGTNPRAGRRLVSVLAMLTGAFGGALLVQHTGLGWPLLAGTFGTAAAVLAVPRSSSSS; encoded by the coding sequence GTGACTATCAACCATCCGCCGGCCCAGCGTGCGCCGGGCGACCGTGAGCCGCTGCTGCCTGCCCTCATGACAGCGACGGCCGTGAGCGGCCTCATCGACGCGATCAGCTACCTGGGCCTGGGACATGTCTTCACCGCGAACATGACCGGCAATGTGGTCATCATCGGCTTCGCCGCCGCCGGCGTACCCGGCTTCTCGGTGCTCGGCTCGCTGGTGTCGCTCGCCGCCTTCCTGGTCGGTGCGGTGGCCGCCGGCCGTCTGGAAACCGTGATGCGCCACCGCACTTCGTCGCGCTGGCTGCGCTTGACCCTGGTGCTTGAAATGGTCTTGCTGGCCACCGCGACAGCCGTCGCCTTCGCCGCGAGCCATGCGGTCTATGCGCTCATCGCCCTGACCGCACTGGCCATGGGCCTGCGCAACGGGACGGTGCGCAAACTCGCCGTGCCGGATGTGACCACGACGGTGCTGACGCTCACTCTGACCGGACTGGCGTCCGACTCGACTCTGGCAGGCGGTACCAATCCGCGTGCCGGCCGCCGACTGGTCTCCGTGCTGGCGATGCTGACAGGCGCATTCGGGGGAGCCCTGCTCGTACAACACACGGGGCTTGGCTGGCCTTTGCTGGCCGGCACGTTCGGTACCGCTGCTGCCGTCCTGGCCGTGCCCCGCAGCTCATCCTCCAGCTGA
- a CDS encoding hydrolase, whose protein sequence is MFNIANVKAAPSPDLLTPDNSVMLFVDHQPQMFFGTGSGDRGAIINATVGLAKAAKAFNVPTVLTTVAAESFSGPLLPQLAEVFPGQEIIDRTTMNAWEDSALVEAVRATGRRKIILSGLWTEVCLVLPALSALGQGYEVYVVADASGGVTPQAHEHALQRMINAGAVPVTWIQVLLELQRDWARGETYGAVMEIVKEHGGAYGLGVVYAQSVIGAHAAG, encoded by the coding sequence ATGTTCAACATCGCCAATGTCAAGGCCGCTCCCAGCCCGGACCTGCTGACTCCCGACAACTCCGTGATGCTGTTCGTCGACCATCAGCCGCAGATGTTCTTCGGGACCGGAAGTGGCGACCGCGGCGCGATCATCAACGCCACCGTGGGCCTGGCCAAGGCCGCCAAGGCCTTCAATGTCCCCACCGTGCTGACCACGGTTGCCGCCGAGTCGTTCTCCGGCCCGCTGCTGCCGCAGCTCGCCGAGGTCTTCCCCGGCCAGGAGATCATCGACCGCACCACCATGAACGCGTGGGAGGACAGCGCGCTCGTCGAGGCCGTCAGGGCCACCGGCCGCAGGAAGATCATCCTGTCGGGCCTGTGGACCGAGGTGTGCCTGGTTCTCCCGGCGCTGTCCGCGCTCGGACAGGGCTACGAGGTGTACGTGGTGGCCGACGCCTCCGGCGGTGTCACCCCGCAGGCTCACGAGCACGCCCTCCAGCGCATGATCAACGCCGGTGCGGTGCCGGTCACCTGGATCCAGGTGCTGCTCGAGCTGCAGCGCGACTGGGCCCGCGGCGAGACCTACGGCGCTGTCATGGAGATCGTCAAGGAGCACGGCGGCGCCTACGGTCTCGGCGTCGTCTACGCCCAGTCCGTCATCGGCGCCCACGCCGCGGGCTGA